One Desulfobacterales bacterium DNA segment encodes these proteins:
- a CDS encoding transposase: MARAKRHYIPGHVWHITHRCHKREFLLRFPRDRRRWIQWLFQAKKRYSGLSVLNYMVTSNHVHLLVFDNAGRNVIPDSIRLVAGRTGQEYNVRKNRKGAFWEDRYHATAVESNRYLRQCITYIDMNMVRAGVVEHPVQWEFCGYNEIFCPRKRKGIIDFDRLMDLLGFENHDDLKAAHCKWVGSELQTDHKGKENKWTQSIAVGSKAFIKNIKDSLGFRAKGRKIICADDAFELRETLTPYGRADNLDYGNTFLWDQLQPHP; the protein is encoded by the coding sequence ATGGCTCGTGCAAAAAGGCATTATATTCCCGGCCATGTCTGGCATATAACCCACCGATGCCATAAGAGAGAATTTCTTTTAAGATTCCCAAGAGATCGACGCAGGTGGATTCAGTGGTTATTCCAGGCAAAGAAAAGATACAGCGGGTTGAGTGTGTTAAATTATATGGTCACATCAAACCATGTTCATCTGCTTGTATTTGATAATGCCGGCCGGAATGTGATCCCGGATTCAATAAGGTTGGTTGCGGGCAGAACCGGTCAGGAATACAATGTCCGCAAAAACAGGAAGGGTGCATTCTGGGAGGATCGTTATCATGCTACAGCAGTGGAAAGTAACCGCTATTTAAGGCAATGTATCACATATATCGATATGAATATGGTTCGTGCAGGCGTTGTAGAGCATCCCGTCCAATGGGAGTTTTGTGGATATAATGAAATTTTCTGTCCCAGGAAAAGAAAAGGCATTATTGATTTTGACCGGTTGATGGATTTGCTGGGATTTGAAAATCATGATGATTTAAAAGCTGCTCACTGCAAATGGGTGGGAAGTGAGTTGCAGACTGACCATAAAGGTAAGGAAAACAAGTGGACGCAGAGCATTGCTGTGGGAAGTAAAGCGTTTATCAAGAACATAAAAGACTCCCTTGGATTCAGGGCAAAAGGCAGAAAGATAATTTGTGCTGACGATGCCTTTGAACTTCGGGAAACGCTGACTCCATACGGCAGAGCTGATAATCTGGATTACGGGAACACTTTTTTATGGGATCAACTACAACCACATCCTTAA